A genome region from Sphingobacteriaceae bacterium GW460-11-11-14-LB5 includes the following:
- a CDS encoding oxidoreductase: MKIVLLGSGNVATHLAKALKAKGEDVVQVYSPNLNNARLLADLIAAEAVNDLNAVYQHADLYIISVKDDAIEEVAKSLKNVTGLVVHTSGTTDISILSTYVKKAGVFYPLQTFSKGKEVSFENIPLCIEANDESELTILNKLAAKISRQVYQLDGDKRKVLHLAAVFACNFPNHLYALANKILNQNGLDFEIIRPLIAETADKVMSNLPENVQTGPAVRADESTLNKHLSMLTDMPELQNIYQTLSDSIKLTLK; the protein is encoded by the coding sequence ATGAAGATTGTTTTATTAGGTTCGGGAAATGTTGCCACACACTTAGCAAAAGCATTAAAAGCGAAAGGTGAAGATGTGGTACAGGTGTACAGCCCCAATCTCAATAATGCAAGGTTACTGGCTGATTTAATCGCAGCAGAAGCCGTAAACGATTTAAATGCGGTTTACCAGCATGCTGATTTATACATTATCTCAGTAAAAGACGATGCCATTGAAGAAGTGGCCAAATCATTAAAAAACGTAACCGGTTTGGTGGTGCATACCTCAGGAACTACAGATATCAGTATTTTATCAACGTATGTGAAAAAAGCTGGTGTTTTTTATCCTTTGCAAACTTTTTCAAAAGGTAAAGAAGTTTCATTTGAAAATATCCCGCTTTGTATCGAAGCGAATGATGAAAGCGAATTAACGATTTTAAATAAACTGGCAGCAAAAATTAGCCGTCAGGTATATCAGTTAGATGGCGATAAGAGAAAAGTATTACACCTGGCAGCAGTTTTTGCCTGTAATTTTCCGAATCACCTGTACGCTTTAGCCAATAAGATTTTAAACCAGAATGGTTTAGATTTCGAAATCATCAGGCCATTAATTGCCGAAACAGCCGATAAGGTGATGAGCAATCTACCTGAAAATGTGCAGACTGGGCCAGCAGTTAGGGCCGACGAAAGCACTTTAAATAAACATTTGAGCATGTTAACAGATATGCCCGAATTGCAGAACATTTATCAAACATTGAGCGATAGCATAAAATTAACGCTGAAATAG
- a CDS encoding molecular chaperone DnaJ — protein MSKRDYYDVLGVTRGAAADEIKKAYRKMAIKYHPDKNPGDKAAEDKFKEAAEAYEVLSSAEKKQRYDQYGHAGVGGASGGGYGGGSMNMDDIFSNFGDVFGGHNPFESFFGGGGGGQQRGGRRVAKGSNLRIKVKLTLEEIAHGAEKKIKVNKLIVCKTCDGSGAKDKSSVSTCGTCGGSGQVRRVTNTILGQMQTASTCPTCNGSGQQITAKCSVCHGDGVVRGEETITINIPAGVSEGMQLSMSGKGNAAPNGGIPGDLIILIEETPHETLKREGNNIVYDLHLSFVDAALGMSIEVPTIDGKAKIKIEPGTQSGKLLRLKGKGLPEVNSYHRGDEIIHINIWTPKALSSDERNALEKLRESPNFKPQPGKNDKSFFERMKEYFE, from the coding sequence ATGAGTAAAAGAGATTATTACGACGTATTAGGCGTAACTAGGGGCGCAGCCGCTGATGAGATAAAGAAAGCTTATCGCAAGATGGCGATTAAATATCACCCAGATAAAAACCCGGGAGATAAAGCTGCTGAAGATAAATTCAAGGAAGCTGCCGAAGCTTACGAGGTTTTAAGTAGTGCGGAGAAAAAACAGCGTTATGATCAATATGGTCATGCTGGTGTTGGTGGCGCAAGCGGTGGCGGCTACGGCGGTGGCAGCATGAACATGGACGATATTTTTAGCAATTTCGGCGATGTTTTTGGTGGTCACAATCCTTTCGAAAGCTTTTTTGGTGGCGGCGGTGGCGGTCAGCAACGTGGCGGTCGTCGGGTAGCTAAAGGTTCCAACCTGCGCATAAAAGTTAAATTAACACTTGAAGAAATTGCACATGGTGCAGAAAAGAAAATCAAGGTTAATAAACTAATCGTTTGTAAAACCTGCGATGGCTCTGGCGCAAAAGATAAATCATCGGTAAGTACCTGTGGTACCTGCGGTGGCAGCGGCCAGGTGCGTAGAGTAACCAATACCATTTTAGGCCAGATGCAAACGGCATCTACCTGCCCTACCTGTAACGGTAGCGGTCAACAAATTACGGCTAAATGTTCAGTTTGCCATGGCGATGGTGTGGTACGTGGCGAAGAAACCATTACCATCAATATTCCTGCAGGTGTAAGTGAAGGTATGCAGTTAAGCATGAGCGGAAAAGGAAATGCGGCACCTAATGGCGGTATCCCGGGCGATTTAATTATCTTAATTGAAGAAACCCCGCACGAAACTTTAAAACGCGAAGGCAATAACATTGTGTACGATTTACATTTAAGTTTTGTTGATGCTGCTTTAGGAATGAGTATCGAAGTACCAACCATTGATGGTAAAGCAAAAATAAAAATAGAACCAGGTACCCAAAGCGGAAAATTATTGCGCTTAAAAGGTAAAGGTTTGCCTGAAGTAAACTCATACCACAGAGGTGATGAGATTATCCACATCAATATCTGGACACCAAAAGCTTTAAGTAGCGACGAACGTAATGCTTTAGAGAAATTACGCGAATCGCCAAACTTTAAGCCTCAGCCAGGTAAAAATGATAAGAGTTTCTTCGAAAGAATGAAAGAATACTTCGAGTAA
- a CDS encoding fructose-6-phosphate aldolase — protein sequence MYIVKVKGIAKIPDYVQLRDDKFTLLAYFRVDRPDKSLEKLGLGDKQDYIMEMVKDLPFGQIAKLEI from the coding sequence ATGTATATCGTTAAAGTTAAAGGCATAGCCAAAATTCCAGATTACGTACAGTTAAGAGATGACAAGTTTACACTTTTAGCTTATTTTAGGGTGGACAGACCTGATAAATCGCTGGAAAAACTCGGACTTGGCGACAAGCAAGATTACATTATGGAAATGGTTAAAGATTTGCCTTTCGGGCAGATTGCAAAATTAGAAATATAA
- a CDS encoding phosphonate ABC transporter ATP-binding protein: MAGNSVIHLSNVDVFQQKHLVLSNVNLHIEKDEFVFLIGQTGSGKSSLLKILYGDLHIGNGEGNIAGFDLKNLKESQVPFLRRKLGVVFQDFQLLTDRTIEKNLEFVLKATGWKDEKLINERIKDVLDKVGLRSKIKKMPHEISGGEQQRIVIARALLNDPEIILADEPTGNLDPETSEEIVTLLKQISQAGTAVLMATHDYHIIRTFPSRIIKCENGVVHEDAQIV, from the coding sequence ATGGCAGGCAACTCAGTAATTCATTTAAGCAATGTTGATGTTTTTCAACAAAAACATTTAGTCCTCTCAAACGTAAATTTACACATCGAAAAAGACGAATTTGTGTTCTTAATCGGTCAAACAGGTTCGGGCAAGAGTAGTTTGCTTAAAATATTATATGGCGACCTACATATTGGTAATGGTGAAGGCAATATTGCCGGTTTCGACCTTAAAAACCTAAAAGAAAGTCAGGTGCCGTTTTTACGCCGTAAATTGGGTGTAGTTTTCCAGGATTTTCAATTGCTTACCGACAGAACCATCGAAAAAAACCTTGAATTTGTGCTTAAGGCAACAGGCTGGAAAGATGAAAAACTAATTAATGAGCGCATTAAAGATGTTTTGGACAAAGTAGGTTTACGTTCTAAAATCAAAAAAATGCCGCACGAAATTTCTGGTGGTGAGCAGCAACGTATTGTTATAGCCAGGGCTTTGTTAAATGATCCGGAAATAATCCTGGCTGATGAGCCTACCGGGAATTTAGATCCGGAAACATCAGAAGAAATTGTAACCCTATTAAAACAAATCAGCCAGGCCGGAACTGCGGTGTTAATGGCTACACACGATTACCACATCATCCGCACTTTCCCTTCGCGCATTATTAAATGTGAGAATGGAGTGGTGCATGAAGATGCACAAATCGTATAA
- a CDS encoding hydrolase, with the protein MENQYGICRVAVAPLRADASDKAEIVSQLLFGDHVEVIQKEDRWWLIQNGYDGYKGWMDFRQLAPISENQFAAMHDCKLLAPLSFNNVLTAADGSSYHLSPASNLPFLKDGSCYAGEEKFKVNFEAYDNSAVNFTDQVTETAKFFQNIPYLWGGRHLFGLDCSGFVQTVFKMLGIKLNRDASQQAEQGELVGFLAECKAGDVAFFDNDEGRITHVGIMLSPNEIIHSSAKVKIDPIDDQGIFNKELGKYSHKLRIIKRFVE; encoded by the coding sequence ATGGAAAATCAATACGGTATTTGCAGGGTTGCTGTAGCACCCTTAAGAGCTGATGCATCAGATAAAGCAGAAATTGTTTCGCAATTGTTATTCGGCGATCATGTAGAAGTTATTCAGAAGGAAGATCGCTGGTGGCTCATTCAAAATGGCTATGATGGTTATAAGGGTTGGATGGATTTCAGACAATTGGCTCCGATTTCAGAAAACCAGTTTGCAGCAATGCACGATTGTAAATTACTTGCTCCGCTCAGCTTCAATAATGTGTTAACCGCGGCCGATGGAAGTTCGTATCATTTAAGTCCGGCAAGTAACCTCCCTTTTTTAAAAGATGGTTCTTGTTATGCAGGTGAAGAAAAATTTAAAGTGAATTTCGAAGCATACGATAATAGTGCTGTTAATTTTACTGATCAGGTAACCGAAACAGCTAAATTCTTTCAAAACATTCCATATTTATGGGGCGGAAGGCATTTGTTTGGCTTAGATTGCTCTGGTTTTGTACAAACCGTATTTAAAATGTTAGGCATTAAGTTAAATCGCGATGCTTCACAACAGGCAGAACAAGGCGAATTAGTGGGCTTTCTGGCCGAATGTAAAGCCGGTGATGTTGCTTTTTTTGATAACGATGAAGGCCGGATTACCCATGTGGGCATTATGTTGAGCCCGAATGAAATTATCCACTCCTCAGCAAAGGTTAAAATTGATCCGATTGATGACCAGGGGATTTTTAATAAAGAACTGGGTAAATATTCTCACAAGCTGAGAATTATTAAACGCTTTGTGGAATAG
- a CDS encoding exopolyphosphatase has protein sequence MRIAVIDLGTNTFHLLIAETAGNQLEILYKTNVPVKLGEGRINDNIIIPAAFERGLNCLETFSHTIAEYQVDQVRATATSAVRSAENGQDFVDVVKERTGINIETISGEVEAELIYQGVKLSGAIAERSLIMDIGGGSVEFILCDPEKLIWKKSYNIGAARLMQQFFKSDPIADEEKNAILFHIQNQLSDLFDICEKYQPKTLIGSAGAFETFAELIIRKNNLKADISTAKTFAFNFDNYIETSIRLLNATHEERAAMPGMISLRVDMIVIASLITNYVLGRCKINRLTLSTYDLKMGVLASLM, from the coding sequence ATGCGCATTGCTGTTATCGACCTCGGTACAAACACCTTCCACTTACTCATTGCTGAAACAGCAGGAAACCAGCTGGAAATTTTATACAAAACCAACGTTCCCGTTAAGCTGGGCGAAGGGAGAATAAACGACAATATCATTATCCCGGCAGCCTTTGAAAGAGGCCTGAATTGCCTTGAAACCTTTAGCCATACCATTGCTGAATACCAGGTTGATCAGGTGAGGGCTACCGCAACTTCAGCCGTGAGAAGTGCTGAAAACGGTCAGGATTTTGTAGATGTGGTAAAAGAAAGAACCGGGATAAACATTGAAACGATTAGTGGTGAGGTAGAAGCTGAATTAATTTACCAGGGTGTAAAACTGAGCGGAGCTATTGCTGAGCGATCGCTGATTATGGACATTGGTGGTGGAAGCGTCGAATTTATTCTGTGTGATCCTGAAAAACTGATCTGGAAGAAAAGTTATAATATTGGCGCAGCACGTTTAATGCAGCAGTTCTTCAAATCAGATCCTATAGCCGACGAGGAAAAGAATGCCATTTTATTTCACATTCAAAATCAACTGAGCGATCTTTTCGACATCTGTGAAAAATACCAGCCCAAAACCTTAATTGGTTCGGCGGGAGCCTTTGAAACCTTTGCCGAACTCATTATCCGAAAAAATAACCTGAAAGCAGATATCAGTACTGCCAAAACTTTCGCATTCAATTTCGACAATTATATCGAAACTTCCATCAGGCTATTGAATGCTACACATGAAGAGAGAGCCGCAATGCCAGGCATGATCTCCCTGAGGGTAGATATGATTGTGATTGCCTCCTTAATTACCAATTATGTATTAGGCCGGTGTAAAATTAATCGCTTAACGCTTTCTACTTACGATTTAAAAATGGGTGTTTTGGCTAGCCTGATGTAA
- a CDS encoding Fe-S assembly protein IscX, producing MNNDKFALPFYWNDYEDIAMSLYEKFGDDFTEAKIYRIRFTELLDWVLSLPNFKGTREESSEGHLEQIQSAWVYEWRDNQ from the coding sequence ATGAATAACGATAAATTTGCTTTACCTTTTTACTGGAACGATTATGAAGATATTGCAATGTCTTTATATGAGAAATTTGGTGATGATTTTACAGAAGCCAAAATCTACCGTATCCGTTTTACCGAACTTTTAGATTGGGTTTTATCATTGCCTAACTTTAAAGGAACCCGTGAGGAAAGCAGTGAAGGACATTTAGAGCAAATTCAATCTGCCTGGGTATACGAGTGGAGAGATAATCAGTAA
- a CDS encoding 3-deoxy-D-manno-octulosonate 8-phosphate phosphatase, with the protein MFLQKLKEITTFIFDVDGVLTDGSVQVTDNGQSLRTFNIKDGYAMQLAVKRGYNICIISGGDGIAMGKRFFNLGVTDVFLGTGDKVAIFNQYLQDKNITAGEVLYMGDDIPDLKVMKLVGLPTCPADAVEEIKAISTFVSPYNGGKTSVRDIIEKVMKVQGRWHDENPNAADSGM; encoded by the coding sequence ATGTTTCTCCAAAAGCTAAAAGAGATTACCACTTTCATTTTTGATGTAGATGGTGTGCTTACCGATGGATCTGTTCAGGTAACTGATAATGGTCAGTCCTTACGCACTTTTAACATTAAAGATGGTTATGCCATGCAGTTGGCGGTTAAAAGAGGCTACAACATCTGCATCATATCTGGTGGGGATGGTATTGCCATGGGGAAGCGTTTTTTTAACCTGGGGGTTACCGATGTTTTCCTCGGAACAGGTGATAAGGTGGCCATCTTTAATCAATATCTTCAGGATAAAAACATTACTGCAGGAGAAGTGCTTTACATGGGCGACGATATCCCTGATTTAAAAGTAATGAAACTCGTAGGCCTTCCAACCTGCCCGGCCGATGCCGTAGAAGAGATAAAAGCGATATCTACATTCGTTTCTCCTTACAATGGGGGTAAAACTTCCGTTCGCGACATTATCGAAAAGGTAATGAAAGTACAGGGCAGATGGCATGATGAAAATCCAAACGCCGCCGATTCGGGGATGTAG
- a CDS encoding nucleotide exchange factor GrpE, with protein sequence MFNKKKNNDKEENIMNPENTSENTAENVENTDAPTAETEQAPELSAEEKLQAEVQQLNDKYLRLYAEFDNYKRRTQKERVELLQTAGKDVIVSLLPVLDDFDRALKAMETAADVAPVKEGILLVSTKLKNTLAQKGLKDVESISQPFNTDFHEAITNIPAPSDDLKGKVIDEVEKGYTLNDNVIRFAKVVVGA encoded by the coding sequence ATGTTTAATAAGAAGAAAAATAACGATAAAGAAGAAAATATAATGAATCCTGAAAATACATCAGAAAATACTGCTGAGAATGTAGAGAATACTGATGCTCCTACCGCTGAAACAGAACAGGCACCTGAACTATCTGCAGAAGAAAAGTTGCAAGCCGAAGTTCAACAGCTTAACGACAAATATTTACGTTTATATGCTGAGTTTGATAATTATAAACGTCGTACACAAAAAGAACGCGTAGAATTATTACAAACTGCTGGTAAAGATGTAATTGTGTCACTTTTACCTGTTTTAGATGATTTCGACCGCGCATTAAAAGCAATGGAAACTGCTGCTGACGTTGCCCCGGTTAAAGAAGGTATTTTACTGGTAAGCACCAAGCTTAAAAACACCTTAGCACAAAAAGGTTTGAAAGATGTAGAAAGTATTAGTCAGCCTTTCAATACCGATTTCCACGAAGCAATTACCAATATCCCTGCGCCTAGCGATGATCTTAAAGGGAAAGTGATTGATGAAGTTGAAAAAGGTTATACCTTAAATGATAATGTAATCCGCTTCGCCAAAGTTGTAGTTGGAGCGTAA
- a CDS encoding ferredoxin — translation MAIKITDECINCGACEPECPNNAIYDAGTAWRFSDGTNLNGIIDFGNQQIEADAAQEAVSDEVYYIVSDKCTECKGFHDEPQCAAVCPVDCCVDDEDIRETEEELLAKKAWLHQEG, via the coding sequence ATGGCGATTAAAATAACAGATGAGTGTATAAATTGTGGGGCTTGCGAACCGGAATGTCCTAACAACGCAATTTACGATGCCGGTACTGCATGGCGTTTTTCTGATGGTACTAACTTAAATGGTATCATTGATTTTGGTAATCAACAAATTGAAGCTGATGCCGCTCAGGAAGCAGTTTCTGATGAAGTTTATTACATTGTATCCGACAAGTGTACAGAATGTAAGGGCTTTCATGATGAGCCTCAGTGTGCGGCAGTTTGCCCGGTTGATTGTTGTGTAGATGACGAAGACATCCGCGAAACAGAAGAAGAATTATTGGCTAAAAAAGCCTGGTTACACCAGGAAGGATAA
- a CDS encoding septum formation protein Maf gives MPANFPPIILASKSPRRQELLTLMGLDFKVELKDVDESYPPDLSPAEIAVYISEKKAKAFTADGEIVITADTIVALNGEILGKPEDRSHAQEMLAKLSGSKHEVFTGVTLVKGDKIHSFYDRTAVYCKSVTVDEIDFYIDNYKPFDKAGSYGVQDWWGIVVVECIEGSYTNVMGLPTEKLYNELLKFI, from the coding sequence ATGCCTGCCAATTTCCCTCCCATTATTTTAGCATCTAAATCGCCACGTAGACAGGAACTTTTAACCCTTATGGGCTTAGATTTTAAAGTCGAACTCAAAGATGTAGATGAAAGCTACCCGCCAGATTTAAGTCCTGCAGAAATTGCAGTTTACATTTCAGAAAAGAAGGCTAAGGCTTTTACAGCTGATGGTGAAATCGTGATTACAGCCGATACCATAGTTGCCTTAAACGGAGAAATTTTAGGTAAACCCGAAGATAGGTCCCACGCACAGGAAATGTTAGCTAAACTCTCAGGCAGCAAACATGAAGTTTTTACCGGTGTAACACTTGTTAAAGGCGACAAAATTCATTCGTTTTACGATAGAACAGCAGTTTACTGTAAATCGGTTACCGTTGATGAAATCGACTTCTATATCGATAATTATAAACCTTTTGATAAGGCCGGAAGTTATGGCGTGCAAGATTGGTGGGGTATTGTAGTGGTAGAATGCATAGAAGGCTCTTATACAAATGTTATGGGTTTGCCAACAGAAAAACTTTACAACGAACTGTTGAAATTTATTTAA
- a CDS encoding ferredoxin, translating to MSIFKLKINFEEADHESIELPIAAGESVLDVCLDNGIELQHNCGGVCGCSTCHVYVTKGMDNIEEISDKEEDFIDRAVRPKITSRLGCQCVVINGDIEVTIPDQSDFMGH from the coding sequence ATGAGCATTTTTAAACTAAAAATAAATTTTGAAGAAGCAGATCACGAATCTATTGAATTACCAATAGCAGCCGGCGAATCTGTTTTAGATGTTTGCCTGGATAACGGAATCGAATTACAACACAACTGTGGTGGTGTTTGTGGTTGCAGTACCTGCCATGTATACGTAACAAAGGGTATGGATAATATCGAAGAGATTTCTGATAAAGAAGAAGACTTTATCGATAGAGCTGTTCGTCCAAAAATTACTTCCCGCCTGGGCTGCCAGTGTGTAGTGATTAACGGCGATATCGAAGTAACTATTCCAGATCAGTCTGACTTTATGGGGCACTAG
- a CDS encoding acyl-CoA reductase, which produces MSALTQEKAITAFSKLGKLLTNPTDILGNAFYSAESTNAWFTAENIKKSILSFAEQLNDVDLTVWFKSIRFSTSPKKVGLILAGNIPLVGLHDVLSVLATGNIALIKLSSADDKLIKAVIAELIKIEPSFEDRIEYVERLKDFDAVIATGSNNSSRYFDYYFSKVPNIIRKNRNSVAVLDGSESFEDIQNLGNDIFDYFGLGCRNVSKIYFPKGYHIANFYEGIESFQPIINHFKYNNNYDYNKSIYLVNAAKHFDNGFLLLKEDESLTSPLAVLFYEEYDNLQQVEDKLKDKLENIQCVISQLPLNLNTFGFGQSQHPKLWDYADNVNTVAFLNGLN; this is translated from the coding sequence ATGTCAGCATTAACTCAAGAAAAAGCAATAACCGCATTTAGCAAACTAGGTAAATTGCTTACAAACCCTACTGACATACTAGGAAATGCGTTTTATAGTGCTGAAAGCACTAATGCATGGTTTACTGCAGAAAACATAAAAAAATCTATTTTATCTTTTGCTGAGCAGTTAAATGATGTCGATTTGACGGTTTGGTTTAAATCGATCAGGTTTAGCACATCCCCAAAAAAGGTTGGTTTAATCCTGGCAGGCAATATCCCACTGGTGGGTTTGCATGATGTTTTAAGTGTATTGGCCACAGGTAATATTGCTTTAATCAAACTTTCTTCAGCCGATGATAAATTAATTAAAGCTGTAATTGCTGAACTCATTAAAATAGAACCATCTTTCGAAGATAGAATAGAATATGTGGAGCGTTTAAAAGACTTTGATGCTGTTATCGCTACCGGAAGCAATAACTCATCACGCTATTTTGATTATTATTTCAGTAAAGTACCCAACATTATCCGAAAAAACAGAAACAGTGTTGCAGTTTTAGATGGCTCGGAAAGTTTCGAAGATATTCAAAACCTGGGCAACGATATTTTTGATTATTTTGGTTTAGGCTGTAGAAATGTTTCTAAAATCTATTTCCCAAAAGGGTACCATATTGCTAATTTTTACGAAGGCATAGAAAGTTTTCAGCCAATTATTAACCACTTTAAATACAATAATAACTACGATTACAATAAGTCGATCTATCTCGTTAATGCGGCTAAACACTTCGATAATGGTTTTTTGTTATTAAAAGAAGATGAAAGCCTAACATCACCTTTAGCCGTTCTTTTTTATGAAGAATATGATAACCTCCAGCAAGTAGAAGATAAATTAAAGGATAAATTAGAGAACATCCAGTGTGTGATAAGCCAATTGCCTTTAAATTTAAACACTTTTGGTTTTGGTCAAAGCCAGCATCCAAAACTTTGGGATTATGCAGATAATGTAAATACCGTAGCGTTTTTGAATGGTTTAAACTAA
- a CDS encoding universal stress protein translates to MNFKKILIAVDNSTCSEKAAKAGYDMAEKFGAEVALVNIIEPIPANVNPDLTLAPVFLETYDNSEENSHILLKEMETKYSKGAKTTYLSIVDTAAHGIIQQSDEWGSDLIVIGTYGRTGLYHFLMGSVAEHVARKSACPVLIIPNKCDVD, encoded by the coding sequence ATGAATTTTAAAAAAATATTAATTGCCGTTGATAATAGTACCTGCTCAGAAAAAGCGGCAAAAGCCGGTTACGACATGGCTGAAAAATTTGGAGCAGAAGTAGCTTTGGTTAATATTATCGAACCTATCCCGGCTAATGTAAATCCTGATTTAACCCTGGCACCGGTTTTTTTGGAAACTTATGATAACAGCGAAGAGAACAGCCATATTCTGCTGAAAGAAATGGAGACCAAATACAGTAAAGGTGCAAAAACCACATATTTAAGTATTGTTGATACCGCAGCACATGGCATTATTCAGCAATCTGATGAGTGGGGATCTGATTTAATTGTAATCGGTACTTATGGCCGTACGGGTTTGTATCACTTTTTAATGGGTAGCGTTGCGGAACACGTAGCACGTAAATCTGCCTGCCCTGTTTTGATTATCCCGAATAAATGTGATGTAGATTAG
- a CDS encoding bifunctional phosphoribosyl-AMP cyclohydrolase/phosphoribosyl-ATP diphosphatase (catalyzes the formation of 1-(5-phosphoribosyl)-AMP from 1-(5-phosphoribosyl)-ATP and the subsequent formation of 1-(5-phosphoribosyl)-5-((5-phosphoribosylamino)methylideneamino)imidazole-4-carboxamide from 1-(5-phosphoribosyl)-AMP in histidine biosynthesis), protein MNIDTSSLDWDKTAGLLPVIIQDYKTLEVLMLGYMNAEALEKTQAEGKVTFFSRSKNRLWTKGETSNNFLYVKELFVDCDHDTILIKADAVGPTCHTGSRSCFKTDYNQNFIFELENIINDRYENPVEGSYINKMRNKGLNKIAQKVGEEGVETVIAALAETEEELIGEASDLVFHLLFLLKEKGLSIQDIAKNLEKRHQ, encoded by the coding sequence ATGAATATCGATACATCATCTCTTGATTGGGATAAAACAGCTGGCTTACTCCCTGTAATCATTCAGGATTACAAAACTTTGGAGGTTTTAATGCTGGGCTATATGAATGCCGAAGCGCTGGAAAAAACACAGGCCGAAGGCAAAGTAACATTCTTCTCACGCTCTAAAAACCGCCTTTGGACTAAAGGTGAAACCAGCAACAATTTTCTTTATGTAAAAGAGCTTTTTGTAGATTGTGATCATGATACAATCCTGATTAAAGCCGACGCTGTTGGTCCAACCTGCCATACAGGTAGCCGCAGCTGTTTTAAAACGGATTACAACCAGAATTTCATTTTCGAACTCGAAAACATCATCAACGATCGATACGAAAACCCCGTTGAAGGATCTTATATCAACAAAATGCGCAACAAAGGTTTGAATAAGATTGCCCAAAAAGTTGGGGAAGAAGGTGTAGAAACGGTTATTGCTGCACTTGCTGAAACGGAAGAAGAACTCATTGGAGAAGCATCAGATCTTGTTTTTCACCTATTGTTTTTATTGAAAGAAAAAGGCTTATCTATCCAGGATATAGCTAAGAATTTAGAAAAAAGACACCAATAA